Genomic DNA from Micromonospora sp. WMMD1120:
GCGTCGTCGTGCTCGTGCCGGACCGCACCGGTGGCGGCCGGCACCCCGGTCAGGCCGCGCAGGCGCTTGAGCGGGGTGAAACGCCAGTCCTCCTCCAGCCCGGTGAGGGCCGGGAAGTCGGCGACGTCGTACGAGCGCAGCGCCTGCGACTTGGTGCTGGGCGGCGGCGCGGAAGCCTGGGTAGTCATCTCTTCCTTGGTCTGTCATGGATCGGAGGGTCGAAGCGGGCTGGACCGGACCCTGCGCACCGGGTCCGGGTCCGGCCCTGGCCGGGCGGAGGCGGCGTCAGCCGACCGCGCCCTCCATCTGGAGTTCGATGAGCCGGTTCAGCTCCAGGGCGTACTCCATCGGAAGCTCCTTGGCGATCGGCTCGATGAAGCCACGCACGATCATGGCCATCGCCTCGTCCTCGCTCAGGCCCCGGCTCATCAGGTAGAAGAGCTGGTCATCGCTGATCTTGGAGACGGTCGCCTCGTGCCCCATCGCCACGTCGTCCTCGCGGATGTCGACGTACGGGTAGGTGTCCGAGCGGGAGATGGTGTCGACCAGCAGGGCGTCGCACTTGACGGTGCTGCGGCTGTGGTGCGAGCCCTCCAGCACCTGCACCAGGCCCCGGTACGACGTGCGGCCGCCGCCGCGGGCGATCGACTTCGACACGATGGTGCTGCTGGTGCGCGGCGCCGCGTGCACCATCTTGGCGCCGGCGTCCTGGTGCTGGCCCTCGCCGGCCATCGCCACCGAGAGCACCTCGCCCTTGGCGTGCTCGCCGGTCATGTAGACCGCCGGGTACTTCATCGTCACCTTGGAGCCGATGTTGCCGTCGACCCACTCCATGGTCGCGCCCTCGTGGCAGACGGCGCGCTTGGTGACCAGGTTGTAGACGTTGTTCGACCAGTTCTGGATGGTCGTGTAGCGGCAGCGCGCGTTCTTCTTGACGATGATCTCCACGACCGCGCTGTGCAGCGAGTCGGAGGAGTAGAGCGGCGCGGTGCAGCCCTCGACGTAGTGCACGTACGCGCCCTCGTCGACGATGATCAGCGTCCGCTCGA
This window encodes:
- the sufB gene encoding Fe-S cluster assembly protein SufB — translated: MTEQIVQPLTQEEQLAALGRYEYGWSDPDVAGASAQRGLNEAVVRDISAKKNEPQWMLDLRLKGLRLFDRKPMPAWGADLTGIDFDNIKYFVRSTEKQAASWEDLPEDIKNTYDRLGIPEAEKQRLVAGVAAQYESEVVYHKIREDLEEQGVVFLDTDTALREHEDIFKEYFGTVIPVGDNKFAALNTSVWSGGSFIYVPKGVHVEIPLQAYFRINTENMGQFERTLIIVDEGAYVHYVEGCTAPLYSSDSLHSAVVEIIVKKNARCRYTTIQNWSNNVYNLVTKRAVCHEGATMEWVDGNIGSKVTMKYPAVYMTGEHAKGEVLSVAMAGEGQHQDAGAKMVHAAPRTSSTIVSKSIARGGGRTSYRGLVQVLEGSHHSRSTVKCDALLVDTISRSDTYPYVDIREDDVAMGHEATVSKISDDQLFYLMSRGLSEDEAMAMIVRGFIEPIAKELPMEYALELNRLIELQMEGAVG